A genomic stretch from Pristiophorus japonicus isolate sPriJap1 chromosome 6, sPriJap1.hap1, whole genome shotgun sequence includes:
- the LOC139266089 gene encoding mucin-22-like has protein sequence MGQMASFHAVKLYDSRSTSDKEGTELRYSTSDTEGRELRYSTSDTEGRGLRYSTSDTEGRELRYSTSDTEGRELRYSTSDTEGRELRYSTSDTEGRELRYSTSDTEGRELRYSNTSDTEGRELRYSNTSDTEGRELRYSNTSDTEGRELRYSNTSDTEGRELRYSNTSDTEGRELRYSNTSDTEGRELRYSTSDTEGRGLRYSNTSDTEGRELRYSTSDTGGRGLRYSNTSDTEGRELRYSNTSDTEGRELRYSNTSDTEGRELRYSTSDTEGRELRYSTSDTEGRELRYSTSDTEGRGLRYSTSDTEGRELRYSNTSDTEGRELRYSTSDTEGRELRYSTSDTEGRELRYSNTSDTEGRELRYSTSDTEGRGLRYSTSDTEGRELRYSNTSDTEGRELRYSTSDTEGRGLRYSTSDTEGRELRYSNTSDTEGKELRYSNTSDTEGRELRYSTSDTEGRELRYSNTSDTEGRGLRYSTSDTEGRELRYSNTSDTEGRELRCSNTSDTEGRELRYSTSDTEGRELRYSNTSDTEGRELRYSTSDTEGRELRYSTSDTEGRELRYSNTSDTEGRELRYSTSDTEGRELRYSTSDTEGRELRYSTSDTEGRGLRYSTSDTEGRELRYSTSDTEGRELRYSTSDTEGRELRYSTSDTEGRGLRYSTSDTGGRELRYSNTSDTEGRELRYSNTSDTEGRELRYSNTSDTEGRELRYSTSDTEGRELRYNTSDTEGRELRYSTSDTEGRELRYSNTSDTEGRELRYSTSDTEGRELRYSTSDTEGRELRYNTSDTEGRELRYSTSDTEGRGLRYSNTSDTEGRELRYSNTSDTEGRELRYSNTSDTEGRELRYSNTSDTEGRELRYSTSDTEGRELRYNTSDTEGRELRYSNTSDTEGRELRYNTSDTEGRELRYSTSDTEGRGLRYSNTSDTEGRELRYSNTSDTEGRELRYSNTSDTGGRELRYSNTSDTEGMELRLRTGLNKTSR, from the coding sequence atgggccaaatggcctccttccatgctgtaaaactGTATGATTCTAGGAGCACCTCAGACAAGGAGGGCACGGAGCTGAGATACAGCACCTCAGACACTGAGGGCAGGGAGCTGAGATACAGCACCTCAGACACTGAGGGCAGGGGGCTGAGATACAGCACCTCAGACACTGAGGGCAGGGAGCTGAGATACAGCACCTCAGACACTGAGGGCAGGGAGCTGAGATACAGCACCTCAGACACTGAGGGCAGGGAGCTGAGATACAGCACCTCAGACACTGAGGGCAGGGAGCTGAGATACAGCACCTCAGATACTGAGGGCAGGGAGCTGAGATACAGCAACACCTCAGACACTGAGGGCAGGGAGCTGAGATACAGCAACACCTCAGACACTGAGGGCAGGGAGCTGAGATACAGCAACACCTCAGACACTGAGGGCAGGGAACTGAGATACAGCAACACCTCAGACACTGAGGGCAGGGAGCTGAGATACAGCAACACCTCAGACACTGAGGGCAGGGAGCTGAGATACAGCAACACCTCAGACACTGAGGGCAGGGAGCTGAGATACAGCACCTCAGACACTGAGGGCAGGGGGCTGAGATACAGCAACACCTCAGACACTGAGGGCAGGGAGCTGAGATACAGCACCTCAGACACTGGGGGCAGGGGGCTGAGATACAGCAACACCTCAGACACTGAGGGCAGGGAGCTGAGATACAGCAACACCTCAGACACTGAGGGCAGGGAGCTGAGATACAGCAACACCTCAGACACTGAGGGCAGGGAGCTGAGATACAGCACCTCAGACACTGAGGGCAGGGAGCTGAGATACAGCACCTCAGACACTGAGGGCAGGGAGCTGAGATACAGTACCTCAGACACTGAGGGCAGGGGGCTGAGATACAGCACCTCAGACACTGAGGGCAGGGAGCTGAGATACAGCAACACCTCAGACACTGAGGGCAGGGAGCTGAGATACAGTACCTCAGACACTGAGGGCAGGGAGCTGAGATACAGTACCTCAGACACTGAGGGCAGGGAACTGAGATACAGCAACACCTCAGACACTGAGGGCAGGGAGCTGAGATACAGTACCTCAGACACTGAGGGCAGGGGGCTGAGATACAGTACCTCAGACACTGAGGGCAGGGAACTGAGATACAGCAACACCTCAGACACTGAGGGCAGGGAGCTGAGATACAGTACCTCAGACACTGAGGGCAGGGGGCTGAGATACAGCACCTCAGACACTGAGGGCAGGGAACTGAGATACAGCAACACCTCAGACACTGAGGGCAAGGAGCTGAGATACAGCAACACCTCAGACACTGAGGGCAGGGAGCTGAGATACAGTACCTCAGACACTGAGGGCAGGGAGCTGAGATACAGCAACACCTCAGACACTGAGGGCAGGGGGCTGAGATACAGCACCTCAGACACTGAGGGCAGGGAACTGAGATACAGCAACACCTCAGACACTGAGGGCAGGGAGCTGAGATGCAGCAACACCTCAGACACTGAGGGCAGGGAGCTGAGATACAGTACCTCAGACACTGAGGGCAGGGAGCTGAGATACAGCAACACCTCAGACACTGAGGGCAGGGAGCTGAGATACAGCACCTCAGATACTGAGGGCAGGGAGCTGAGATACAGTACCTCAGACACTGAGGGCAGGGAGCTGAGATACAGCAACACCTCAGACACTGAGGGCAGGGAGCTGAGATACAGTACCTCAGATACTGAGGGCAGGGAGCTGAGATACAGCACCTCAGACACTGAGGGCAGGGAGCTGAGATACAGTACCTCAGACACTGAGGGCAGGGGGCTGAGATACAGCACCTCAGACACTGAGGGCAGGGAGCTGAGATACAGTACCTCAGACACTGAGGGCAGGGAGCTGAGATACAGCACCTCAGACACTGAGGGCAGGGAGCTGAGATACAGTACCTCAGACACTGAGGGCAGGGGGCTGAGATACAGCACCTCAGACACTGGGGGCAGGGAGCTGAGATACAGCAACACCTCAGACACTGAGGGCAGGGAACTGAGATACAGCAACACCTCAGACACTGAGGGCAGGGAGCTGAGATACAGCAACACCTCAGACACTGAGGGCAGGGAGCTGAGATACAGTACCTCAGACACTGAGGGCAGGGAGCTGAGATACAACACCTCAGACACTGAGGGCAGGGAGCTGAGATACAGTACCTCAGACACTGAGGGCAGGGAGCTGAGATACAGCAACACCTCAGACACTGAGGGCAGGGAGCTGAGATACAGTACCTCAGACACTGAGGGCAGGGAGCTGAGATACAGTACCTCAGACACTGAGGGCAGGGAGCTGAGATACAACACCTCAGACACTGAGGGCAGGGAGCTGAGATACAGTACCTCAGACACTGAGGGCAGGGGGCTGAGATACAGCAACACCTCAGATACTGAGGGCAGGGAGCTGAGATACAGCAACACCTCAGACACTGAGGGCAGGGAGCTGAGATACAGCAACACCTCAGATACTGAGGGCAGGGAGCTGAGATACAGCAACACCTCAGACACTGAGGGCAGGGAGCTGAGATACAGTACCTCAGACACTGAGGGCAGGGAGCTGAGATACAACACCTCAGACACTGAGGGCAGGGAGCTGAGATACAGCAACACCTCAGACACTGAGGGCAGGGAACTGAGATACAACACCTCAGACACTGAGGGCAGGGAGCTGAGATACAGTACCTCAGACACTGAGGGCAGGGGGCTGAGATACAGCAACACCTCAGACACTGAGGGCAGGGAGCTGAGATACAGCAACACCTCAGACACTGAGGGCAGGGAGCTGAGATACAGCAACACCTCAGACACTGGGGGCAGGGAGCTGAGATACAGCAACACCTCAGACACTGAGGGCATGGAACTGAGACTGAGGACAGGGTTAAATAAAACCTCCCGGTGA